The following DNA comes from Castor canadensis chromosome 4, mCasCan1.hap1v2, whole genome shotgun sequence.
TCTTTTTCGGGTTTGTCTTtctcaaatttttctttatctggttttgttaCACTATCATAGGAAGGAGGAGAGGTGGTAGAGGAACTTCCATCTGTTTTTTCGGGAGTGGAATTCCCATTTAATTTGTCAATAATCATGTCCCCTTTTATAGGTAAATCAATCCTTCCTTTGATTGTCTCTTTGTTATATTTACTCGATATGCTTTTTAACCTTTGCTTTAAGAGATAACATCTGTAATTACGCTGAATGATAGCAGCAGACACCTCCTCTTGCTTGCGTTTCAAAGTGGTTGTAATGGGCTCATAAGAGACTTTGGAAGGGTTTGACGCCATGAACCGATCTTCCATCTGGATTCGAAGGGCGTCCATCTCTCCACTCTCACCCAAAACACGCTTTGTAAAAGCAAATAAGATGTCAAGGCAGTGGATCCGGTCTCCACTGACCATGGGCAAGTCCATGGCAATGAGCTggactttgtttggttttgctatGAGAAGAGGAGGATCCAGGGCAGCTGCAAAATCTGAGAGCTTGGAGAATTCTATGAACTGAGTCGCATCAGGATCAAACTTCTCCCAAACCTCATAAAACATCTCAAAGTCATCCTCACTCAGGGGCTCTGCGCTTTCTTCAGTGGCAACACTGAAGTTCTCCAGGATGACAGCGATGTACATGTTCACTACAACCAGGAAGGATATGATGATGTagctgacaaaaaagaaaatcccaaccGATGGGTTCCCACAATCTCCCTTCACTGAGCTTCCAGGGTGGATGGCATCAGGGTCACAATCTGGAGGTCCACTGTTGAGAATAGGTGCCAGCAATCCATCCCAGCCCGCAGAGGTGGTAATTTGGAACAAGCAGATCATGCTGTTCCCAAAGGTTTCAAAGTTGAACATGTCATCAATTCCAGCTTCTTTTTTAACATAGGCGAAGTTGGACATTCCAAAGATGGCGTAGATGAACATGACCAGGAAGAGCAGGAGGCCGATGTTAAACAATGCAGGCAGGGACATCATCAAAGCGAAGAGCAGCGTGCGGATCCCTTTTGCTCCTTTGATCAGACGTAGGATGCGACCAATCCTGGCAAGTCGGATCACTCGGAACAGGGTCGGGGACACAAAATATTTCTCGATCAGCTCTGCTAGGAACATTCCTGTGGAAAAATACAGAACTCAGTTAAACAGTGAATATCATGTGTTTatataaatgctttatttttgtgTGGTTTATGAAAGAAACAAATGTGATGAATACAAATCTTTGCTAAATACTTGAGTCTACTCTAATATTTAACAATTAAAGATTTCAGATCTTTATTCAATGATTCTATAATGTTATAAACTAATACAAACATTTGCAAAATCCAAAATAGCTTCAGATATTAGCATGGCAATTTTAAGATTATAGACTTCTAATTACCAAGAATAGTTATTTCCACACATGAAACATGGCAATTTCTGAAAGCCTGCATACattgttgtctgtttttgaaTAATGACATTCTTCAGTTAGAGAAAAATAGACAATGTTGGACATGAAGTTTCTAAATTTGGAGTTCTATGACGCCCTTATCTCTTCTTTTCCCCTATTAAATCTCAGCCTTTCTTTGAAGACCAATCTCAGATGCCATCACTCTTACTTCTGGAAGACTGCGTTAAGTGCTTGAAACAGAATGTTCATCTTCTTTTCAGTGGCTCTTGAATTACTAACATGATTGAATTATAATGACTCCTTTTCTGAGATATATGCCTCCTCTCCCAGCCTATGATTTTGTTTAGGATGAGGAGACGATCTGATGATTTTGTGTGCTGTCCTCATGACCCATTCCTCCCAAATCCAGTATTTCTAACATAGTTTCTAACTAGTTAGCTTTGCCAATAAGCCCCCAGGTTTCAGGGTTTTTATTCAAATATGTTAGCTTTGAACTTTAGATCTACACAGACTAATATTCCTAGACCTATTTTCCATGTGAAGCAGCTGGCAAGACTTAGAGGAACTGTTTCCCTACAACTCTACCTCTCTGTAATTGACCCATTCGTACCTACAATGGAGAGAATCACCACCACAAAGTCAAAGATGTTCCAGCCTATGGTGAAGTAGTAGTATCTGAGAGAAATGAGCTTCAGCACAAACTCTCCAGTGAACAGCACAATGAACACGAGGTTGATCCGGGACAAAACTAGGGTCATGTATTTGCTCTGGTCATCAGTCTCCACCATCATGGTGACCATGTTGAGGCAGATGAGGATCATGATGCTGATGTCAAAGACTTGTCTGGTTACAAAATCAAAGACCATTCCTTGAAACTTGTTCTAGAAGAAGAGAGAAGGTTTACATACATATTGTGAAAATAATGATCTGCTAAAATTGCAGATAAGGTCTTTCTACATATGATAATGAGATATACACTCTATTCACATTACTCTAAACTAATCTGTGTATACCTTtttgcttcaaaaataaaaataacttgtgCCAGTAACCAAGCATATTTGGTTTCTTTAGGTCTCATTGGAAAATGAAGCTGATTAGGACATAAAATTGGTGGCAACTGGCTGACAATATGCATAAACTTTGCTTGGGTTTTAATAActgataatttttataaaattagtgATAACTAGTAATGACaatttacaaagtaaacaaaTATGGATGGACTTAAAATATTTATCCATACTCTAGGAATTTGTGGTTATCCATTATTTCACTTCCTCAAAATATGCTGTCACTCTTCTATTCAATTCTACCATTTCTAGCTCTATGTATctacatgtttgttttttaatttatctggttttattttcatttgtcctTTACTTGTGCCTCAACAAAAGTAGATGACTTCAAAAGTGTTTTTTCTTTGTCTAATTAACAGCCATCTCAGGAACCACATGCCTTCAAAGATTCCTATATTAATGTGgctattaaatataattttattcagcaaagaaatttttaataatttagaagaaaaacaCAATATTCTATGGCTTACTAAATACTAAGGGTCATGAACTGACCATGTTTCCaaatttaaatgacttttaaTAAAGTAAGTTCATTCCCTCTGTGTGCAACCTCCTGCATCCCATACCCTTCACCTTCCAGTGCCAACTACTCTTCAATACATGGTAAACTGAAGTCAGTACACGATTCATAAGACCTTGTGAAGTCCTATTTCTGATAATGACATTCTTTGGATCTGGGATTTAATACTGTTTTTCTTTGGGCctcatttttctaattctttaccTATCTCAAATAATTGATGAGTTAGAGTACTGCTCTGTGACCATAATCTTACGTCACACAATTTTATGAAGTGCTATAGTGTATGCATTCTGAATAAGCTTTTTTTTGTATTCAgtgaaacaataaataatatttatggcAATCTTCCTTTGTAAATAGGTTGGGAATATATTCTAGTTTTAAGAACGTAGGAACAAAGAGAATAGAGAGAGGCCAGGAGACAGGATAAACAGTGTAGAAACCATCATCTGCTTAAAAGGACAAAAGAATATCCTATGATAAGATCAGAAGAGCAATAATAGCAACATGTATTGTTGGTCACAGGAATATGATCCTTGCTTCGGAAACAGTTATTGGGAGCCCTAAGTTGGAGGGTTTCAActcaaaaaacacaaagaacattattttctcattttaagagCTTGCAAATTATTATTGTATATAATAGTTGTTGATTGTGCTACACATGTGAATTTTATTCTTCGGGCTGTGTACTGGTGATATCTCCCAATATGTTCTGACCCAGGGCATTGTCCAATCTGATCTGATTATAATGGCAATATGgctttagcattttcttttttttattttattttcccccagcttttctgtttatGGCTTTAGCATTTTAAAGAATATGACTTATTCTCACTGCAGGCCGAGGTATAGGTTTCTGAGGTTTCTTGGATCCAAGTTTCTTCATTGCATTGtaatatttcttctgttcttctgTCATAAAGATATCTTGACCTCCAAAGTAAAGATATGGTATAAAACTGGTTACAATCCCAACACGTGTAATAAGAGcacttttattcaaatatttctcagtcttcctttaatcttttttcaagttttaaatgAATAACATCCTCctaaatatacatttattctGAGTATCCCATTTATGTGAAATTCTCAATACTTTAATATTATGCAAAACCCATAAGCACATAAAATTCTGATTAGTACAGAATTCAGATTTAATAATATCATATTTAGAATGAGGCTTAAGGGactcaaatatattttcatgaaacAATCTATGTTTTCTTAGTCCATTTCACTGTTGATagttttattgttatatttaatatgttttgaGCATTTTTGTGTGCCAGACAATGTTTGTAGCATCAAAATAACATAGATATATAAGACACAGTGTCTTGCAACTGAACAGGGCAGGAAACTGAAAAAGTAGGTGGAAAATACACTGATATGCCAAAAAGTGCACTGCAGAGGCAACAATAAATGCAAAGAGTCAAAAAAGAGGTTTTATACAAAAAGGGTGCCCTTAGGACAAGACTTTATAGGATGATTAAGAGTTTGCTGGGCATAGCATCTTCGGAAGAGAAAGTATCACACACAAATTCATGAAGATACAAGAGGATGGCCTGTTCAGAAAAGGTTAGGAAAATGCATGTAGCTGTGTGCATAGCAAGTGCTGGTGTGATGTGGATGGGTAAATGGTAACTGGGTAGCAGGAAGAAGCAGGAGAAGTGGGTGGTGGTTAATTCCTGAAAGTCTCTGTAAATCAGGCTAGAGCACTGGAGAGCCATTCGATCAGAAAGAAACTATAGCAACTCTGCAGTGGATGAACCTGAGAGGAGCTACTCAGTAGGGTCTATATCTTAACTGACCACATAGTAAACCAAAAATAACATAAACACAACCAAAGTTTGTCATTACTATGAGCATCCTGGTTGTTTGGCTGAAAACAGATACAAACTCAGCCTAGGGAAAGGTGGAAGCTGAGGAATACTTATCTTCTTTTTCTGCTGATTGAAGTTGTCTATGATGACACCAATGAACAGATTCAGAGTGAAGAATGATCCAAAGATGATAAAGATGACaaagtataaatacatatacagatTTTCTTCATATACAGGCTGAAGTTTAACCTAAGCaatattgaaatattaaataCTATTTAAAGATAATGAACACTTAAATTCAATAATGTAGTGAATGCTATTATTTATATAAACTACTTTTAACTTGCCTTAAGATACTATTTTATACAAACAGTTCTTTTTCAAACTACCATAAAAATTCACACACTTCATAAGATTTATGTTTTGAGACCAAGTTTCACTCTGTAGTCCAAAAGGGCTTCAaagtatgtagtccaggctggcctctaacttgatTGCTTTTTTGTATCATAATATTCTTGGAACCTGCTTCACAGACTGGTCTACCATATTCTCTAGGTACACAGAGAAGTTTCTCCATTGCTGAGTGACTTTCCCATTCTGCACAGTCTCATGTATAGGACTCATTTGATATCTCCTGATTCATGTAGTTATATATCTTttcataatatacatatatgttgtatattacatattataacTATATTAATCAAAATATTATCTAAATGGAAGCACACTGGTTTCCATGTGACCATTTCTATATGCAGTGGTAAATATTCTGACCTCATGTCATGTAAAATTCTGAGTCTCAGTTGAATCATCATCCATGTTTGCCATGGAAAATCTAGTAGTTATAAATAGTATCTGAATGATACTCACATCTCGTGAATCAACAGCTGCATACATGATATCCATCCAGCCTTTAAATGTGGCCTGTAAACAACATATATTTGAACTCTGTATAAATACCTTATGTGAGATTTTGGCATTTTACCAGAAGAAAACCTGACAGTATTATTGTAAATAACTTTTTGTATAATATTGTGATATTATCTATGGAGAGATTCAAATGaattgaatgaagaaatgaaattgaaaaatatttgaatgcagagtccagaatttttctttgtttctcttgggagacattcctctttttctttctgatggtACGGGGGTTGAACTAAGGGTCTCCTAatttctaggtaggtgctccaccacttgggtCACTGTGCcagctctctactttcttccatAGAATAATTCAATTAAAGATTTGATTGATAAAAAGCCAGTCTTAGTCTTATGTCCCTTTCATGTCAAAAGTTAAAGTCTAAAGTTCAAGCTCTGGTTGAGTTTAATTGTAGATTAGTTAATATACTGACAATTAAGTAAAACATTAAACAGTACATATTTTGAAATTCACCCATAACATCTGCATTTCTACACATAGTACAGTCATACTGCCTTGGACATTGTTACAGTAAATTATCTGGctaataattcattcatttagttcACCACTGCAATAtatgcattattattttaatatataaaatagatcTTTTGGCAATGATCActatagaaaactaaaaatggtAATAGTGCTTAataagaacaagaagaaataggtagaagaaatataaaattacattaaaatacattaaaaactgcaaaggagaaaatacaaaatgCCTTCAATGCCTTCTTTAAGTCAAGTCAAACCAATAGTATAGGTGTTATCATAAACTACTTCTCTACTGTGAAACACTAATCATTTAAACAGGAATATTGGAGAAAGAGTCTCACTTGAAGCATCTTGAACATGTTTTCAAGACTTATGTAGCAGCCACTTACCACTTGAAGCAATGCAAGATAGCCAGCACCGACATTATCAAAGTTGACTTTCACATTTTTCCACCGCGCTTGCTTGCCAAGAGCTTGACAATCGCTCAAGTTGTTGACTTCACGCACATCGAATGTGTTACCCGTTGTCATGTTAACACAGTGGTAGAACTTGCCAGCAAACAGATTCACACCCATGATACTAAAGATCAGCCAGAAGATAAGACAAACCAGGAGTACATTCATAATAGAGGGAATTGCCCCAACGAGAGCGTTCACAACGACCTAGTGGAATATGTAAGGAGACAGTAAAAATTGTTAAAACTTCCTGTCATTTATGTATTTAGTATTTAAAGATTTTGAAGAGTTAAGTAATAATGTAGGTATATTTCTACTTCTAGTatgtttcttctaatattttctaGTACATAtttgaaaagggaaaacaaatgaaatgaaaagggaaaactaAAGAGCTAAGGGTTTAAGGAAAGCAAAATACAATAgtgtggaaagaaagaaacaaaaacctggtaCAGCAAGATGAAGTCAGAAAATGTTTATATgctggggaagaaagaaaagttgcATTAAATGTCAATGAAGAAAACAATCATCTTTCAGCAATACACTTTAATTTTTAAGagtattaatgaatgaatgaggattcaaaaaaataagcaaaaaacctTTTACAATTAAGCAAAGTATTAAAAATGTCTTGTCTGTATCCTCAGGTCAGGTAACTTGTTTATGACTATGTAGAACAGAATTAGGAATTTATAAGGTCCTTCTGTTTCCTATTGGtaaatctcaatttaaaaaagtatattaaaTTAAGAAAAGACACGGGATTAACCCTTAGACATAAAAGCATTGAATATGTCTCCATTATTCTTATTTTGCTATCTCCTAAATGTTCACTTTGAGACAAATCCTATTCCATTAAATCAGACTGTCGTATTTTATgaatagaaaatgaaatcacCTTTAATCTCTTTAAATTCAAAAGAGATTAAGATGAATGTTTAAATCTCTGAAGAGGTCAATATTAATCTTTCTTACCTAATTTAACTTAGTTTACAGTGGACTATTTTGTTAAGCATTTATATAAGTTTAAAAAGTCTATAAACAGTATTTGGAAATCAACACCAAAGAATTTTAAGTCAAAATCTGAAAcccaaaattatgaaaatttcctGTGCTAActgaattttacttctttttgaaaTTATGTCATGTATATTACACTTGCCAGGCTATTTTCCTACTAAAATTTGTGTGATATACTTTCATACTACTACAAAATctcttattttcaaagaaatgtaTGATTCCTTCAGCTAGAATGTTAATTTTTCTATGTAACTTAATTAAAATGTTagaatatttttcagattggagcaaatttataaattttcagTATTGTTCAATTACTCTCTCCCTTCTGAAATGAGCTATTAATAAGAAACCATGAAGCCAGAAGAGggcttataaataatataatagtgAAGAAGATTGTTTGGAAAAGAACTTGAAATTGAGTAATGATTTTCATCAGTTTGTTAACAGTAGCAATGAAGCAAATTGCAGTGTAAAAACCAAGTGTTTCTTTGCTTATAAAGCTCCTGGAGAGTCTAGAGAGTTTCATTCTCCCTGATGAAAAATTTTGCAGTCAAGGCTGAATGGTTTTTATTGCCCCAAACAAACCACCTCCTAATGTAAAAACCCTCTGGCCTTGAAGAAATTCAATATCCAtaaacatttgcaaactagatTAAACAAAGCTggcttttgtgcaaaatagtacTGAACGGGGTGTGGCAAGTGTGCATTTTATGTTTAGATGCATGATATGCTTACTAAGAAAGAGAACTGGAGAGGAAAATGCAATGCTATGGGAAACTTTAATGCTAGCTCTGTAAAAGACAAAGCCTGGGGTTGTCTGAAACACCACTTAGTTCATTATCCTAGCAACTTTGTTTGCTTAGAAGATATAGATTTTGTAGGATGCTATAATTTAATGTTGTTTTCTTatacaatgacatttttttcctgtgatactagggcttgaactcagggcctattccttgagctactccatcagtcctgtttttttttgtgtgtgtgtgtgtgatgagtgttttcaagatagggtgtcacaaactatttgcctgggctgctttgaactgtgatccttctaatctctgcctcctgaataggattgctggtgtgagccactggtgcctggctacaatgacaatttttattattgatattaatTCAAGAAATAAAGTGCACAAAAAccattttgccttttatttattgCCAGTACTTTTTGAGGAATCAAATTTTTCTATTAAGAATTAAAAGCCTTCCTAAAATGAATGCCAGTTGTAAACAGTCATATAAGAATGACTgaacatttcaaaatgtttaagCAATGAAAGACATAACTGGGGCCAGCCCTGGTCgcatactcctgtaatcccagtaactCAGGAAGGAGAGGTAGGGAGAGTAAGTTCTGAGATCAGCTCTGGAACAAGCACAAGATCCttaccaaaaaacaaactaaaaaagcaaaaggactggagacatgactcatgtggaaaagtgcctgcctaggaagaatGAAGCAGTTCAAatgctctaagttcaaatgccaataccaccaaaaaagagagagagaaggaagaaagagagagagagggagggaagaaggaaggaaggaaggaaggagagaatgagagagagagagagagagagagggagggagaagaaagaaagaaagaaaaaggaaaaaaaccagaaaaaactgGCAAGAAACAAACAGCCTTTACCCTTGAACTATGAACTGTGATCTCAAGACCTTATTCTGGTCTTAGCTCTACCACTTTCTAAGAACCTGTTTAAATAAACTTCAGTTTAGGCTTaggaatttttaagatttttgctATGAAATTCTGCGAAATAAATACCAGAAAAGTATTACATCCATCTGTAATTTCGATATGACTCTTAGAGAGCATCTGAGCCTTCTTACCCGCATGCCTTCAAACCGGGACAAGGCTCTCAAAGGTCTTAGAGCTCTCAGTGTTCGAAGGGATTTGATAGCACCAAGTTCTGAGTAGCCAAGGGCAGTGGCTACCAAACTAACCAAagaaacctgtgaaaggaaaaaatatttagttCACAGAGAAATAAACTGTTGAAAGGTATAGGATGTGCTGTCTGTTCTTTGGTGACAACAAAATACAAGTTTGAGCATACCTTGGCAACCTTTTCCTTCCACATAGTGGGATCATCTTACATTTTTAGTCTCATTTCATACTATTATTTTTCTGACAAGTGAAACTGGAATACTTGCCCATTTCCATAAACATTTGCAAACCTTCCAGATAGATAGTTCCTGTCATCCACTCCTTTTCAACCTGTGCATATACCACTGATAATTCGGGAGTTAGTTCAAAAGCCAGATCCTTCATGTATCTCTGCTCAGTATTGTTCATTAGAAATCAATTTCTCTCCTGAATTTATGTAGCAACTTGTTTCTGCGTTCTAGAGTCACTTCCCAGGTGATAGAGTCAGTTGGTTAGCTAGTTGGGTACACTTTAGTGGATATGTGttgcataaataaaatgaagaggaaatttTACCtggaaaa
Coding sequences within:
- the Scn3a gene encoding sodium channel protein type 3 subunit alpha isoform X8 codes for the protein MTLLMMSTAHLKTARAGGTRCLCRADTESDATVTLVRPGTTTETEVRKRRLSSYQISMEMLEDSSGRQRAMSIASILTNTMEELEESRQKCPPCWYRFANVFLIWDCCDSWLKVKHLVNLIVMDPFVDLAITICIVLNTLFMAMEHYPMTDQFSSVLTVGNLVFTGIFTAEMVLKIIAMDPYYYFQEGWNIFDGIIVSLSLMELGLANVEGLSVLRSFRLLRVFKLAKSWPTLNMLIKIIGNSVGALGNLTLVLAIIVFIFAVVGMQLFGKSYKECVCKINDDCELPRWHMNDFFHSFLIVFRVLCGEWIETMWDCMEVAGQAMCLIVFMLVMVIGNLVVLNLFLALLLSSFSSDNLAATDDDNEMNNLQIAVGRMQKGIDYVKNKIRECFQKAFLRKPKVIEIHEGNKIDRCMSNNTGIEISKELNYLKDGNGTTSGVGTGSSVEKYVIDENDYMSFINNPSLTVTVPIAVGESDFENLNTEEFSSESELEESKEKLNATSSSEGSTVDVAPPREGEQAEIEPEEDLKPEACFTEGCIKKFPFCQVSTEEGKGKIWWNLRKTCYSIVEHNWFETFIVFMILLSSGALAFEDIYIEQRKTIKTMLEYADKVFTYIFILEMLLKWVAYGFQTYFTNAWCWLDFLIVDVSLVSLVATALGYSELGAIKSLRTLRALRPLRALSRFEGMRVVVNALVGAIPSIMNVLLVCLIFWLIFSIMGVNLFAGKFYHCVNMTTGNTFDVREVNNLSDCQALGKQARWKNVKVNFDNVGAGYLALLQVATFKGWMDIMYAAVDSRDVKLQPVYEENLYMYLYFVIFIIFGSFFTLNLFIGVIIDNFNQQKKKFGGQDIFMTEEQKKYYNAMKKLGSKKPQKPIPRPANKFQGMVFDFVTRQVFDISIMILICLNMVTMMVETDDQSKYMTLVLSRINLVFIVLFTGEFVLKLISLRYYYFTIGWNIFDFVVVILSIVGMFLAELIEKYFVSPTLFRVIRLARIGRILRLIKGAKGIRTLLFALMMSLPALFNIGLLLFLVMFIYAIFGMSNFAYVKKEAGIDDMFNFETFGNSMICLFQITTSAGWDGLLAPILNSGPPDCDPDAIHPGSSVKGDCGNPSVGIFFFVSYIIISFLVVVNMYIAVILENFSVATEESAEPLSEDDFEMFYEVWEKFDPDATQFIEFSKLSDFAAALDPPLLIAKPNKVQLIAMDLPMVSGDRIHCLDILFAFTKRVLGESGEMDALRIQMEDRFMASNPSKVSYEPITTTLKRKQEEVSAAIIQRNYRCYLLKQRLKSISSKYNKETIKGRIDLPIKGDMIIDKLNGNSTPEKTDGSSSTTSPPSYDSVTKPDKEKFEKDKPEKDSKGKEGRENQK